The following proteins are co-located in the Desulfoscipio sp. XC116 genome:
- the treY gene encoding malto-oligosyltrehalose synthase, producing MAEQHIPTAAYRLQFNKQYGFPRAEELVPYLHALGVTDLYASPLLKAKENSPHGYDVADPTQLNPELGGANSFNDLVDALRRFGMGLLLDIVPNHMAAGSDNPWWQDVLQYGPDSPYSAYFDIDWQPDRPGLINKVLLPILDSFYSEVLEKGELAVGIAEDGFGVHYRERRLPLSPQSYFTILNHEAGEPASGINPTAYTPAAGERNRITEPDTQAADALIPSMGPKHPAGKQWPELLAALRSLSQRGEQSFTSAFKQIKEKLWQLYNNEPAVRSYIDDKLRILNGQRGDPASFNLLDKLLSKQFYRLAFWQIANREINYRRFFNVSDLISLRAEDERVFAATHALILQLAKAGQVTGLRIDHIDGLRDPLAYLQRLQRYLTGTADRPGFYIVAEKILSGEEELPGDWPVSGTTGYDFLKYLNQLFVNSHGIKILDDIYNRLHGAEAKFTKIVYARKRRVMTELFGSEVRSLTRHLGRLAEHDRYGRDITLHRLEQALIEVTACFPVYRTYTRDYTVHPRDKAYIEQAVTTAMRLHRTVGPACVFLRRVLLLDFQSHPPEEQHPAWLEFVMRWQQFSGPIMAKGLEDTAMYIYNRLVSQNEVGGEPHTSGITVDQFHRFNRNRRMHRPHTMNTTSTHDTKRSEDVRARINILSEIPAIWAKHLERWRRWNRDRKPALNGQLLPDANMELLIYQTLVGAWPLQEQYIAGFKKRIQDYIVKSAREAKIYTRWLEPDTEYEKALLDFVTAILEPTTENRFLPDFLRLQNVVACYGAMAGLAQVLLKITCPGVPDIYQGMEVWNFSLVDPDNRRPVNYQEQTEMLIELQQREAFDLPGLTRELLNTWPDGRVKLFVTYRALHFRRNSRQVFAAGEYIPVTAVADPQFEHLCAFARRYKDTWVLVAVPRLPAGFHLKNDRSKTRDSLLSGLSKATLLPDKELWEDRALALPEQAPRKWRNIFTGEILLTGRETPSTTDNQPSMGQALPLADVFQNFPVALLEGIR from the coding sequence ATGGCTGAACAACATATACCGACAGCCGCTTACCGGCTGCAATTCAACAAGCAATACGGTTTCCCCCGGGCTGAAGAACTGGTGCCTTACCTGCACGCGCTGGGCGTAACGGACCTTTATGCGTCGCCGCTGCTCAAAGCGAAAGAGAACAGCCCCCACGGTTACGACGTGGCGGACCCCACCCAACTAAACCCCGAACTGGGCGGCGCCAATAGTTTTAACGATTTGGTGGACGCCCTGCGGCGTTTCGGCATGGGCTTATTGCTGGATATTGTGCCCAACCACATGGCCGCCGGCAGTGACAACCCGTGGTGGCAGGACGTTCTCCAATACGGTCCTGATTCACCTTACTCAGCATATTTCGATATTGACTGGCAGCCCGACAGACCGGGGCTGATCAACAAGGTATTGCTACCCATACTGGACTCATTTTATAGTGAAGTACTGGAAAAAGGCGAGCTGGCGGTGGGCATAGCGGAAGACGGCTTTGGAGTGCATTACCGCGAACGTCGTCTGCCCCTGAGCCCGCAGTCCTATTTCACTATACTGAACCACGAAGCTGGGGAGCCGGCCTCAGGTATAAATCCAACGGCGTATACCCCGGCTGCGGGTGAACGAAACCGGATTACGGAGCCGGATACTCAGGCGGCGGATGCGCTCATCCCAAGTATGGGGCCGAAACATCCGGCCGGCAAGCAATGGCCGGAGCTATTGGCGGCACTGCGCAGCTTGTCTCAGCGAGGGGAACAATCTTTTACGAGCGCCTTCAAACAAATCAAAGAAAAGCTCTGGCAATTATATAACAACGAACCGGCAGTGCGCTCCTATATCGACGATAAGCTGCGTATTTTAAACGGACAGCGAGGTGACCCGGCAAGCTTTAACCTGCTGGACAAGCTGTTAAGCAAGCAATTCTACCGGCTGGCCTTCTGGCAAATCGCCAACCGGGAAATTAATTACCGGCGTTTTTTTAATGTCAGCGATCTGATATCTCTGCGTGCCGAAGACGAGCGCGTGTTTGCCGCCACCCACGCTTTAATATTGCAGCTGGCCAAGGCCGGGCAAGTCACCGGTCTGCGCATCGACCATATCGATGGGCTGCGGGACCCGCTGGCTTATTTACAACGTTTGCAGCGGTACCTGACAGGTACGGCGGACCGCCCCGGCTTCTATATTGTAGCGGAAAAAATACTCAGCGGCGAAGAAGAGCTGCCCGGCGACTGGCCGGTATCCGGCACCACGGGTTATGACTTTTTAAAATACCTGAATCAATTGTTCGTTAACAGTCACGGCATTAAAATTTTGGACGATATTTACAACCGCCTGCACGGTGCCGAAGCCAAATTTACTAAAATCGTTTACGCCCGCAAACGCCGGGTAATGACGGAACTTTTCGGCAGTGAAGTGCGTTCCCTGACGCGGCATCTGGGCAGGCTGGCAGAGCACGACCGGTACGGCCGCGACATTACCCTGCACCGGCTGGAGCAGGCTCTAATAGAGGTAACCGCCTGTTTTCCGGTATACCGTACCTATACCCGGGACTACACGGTCCACCCCCGCGACAAAGCTTATATTGAACAAGCCGTGACAACTGCCATGCGGCTGCACCGCACCGTGGGGCCGGCCTGTGTTTTTTTGCGCCGGGTACTGCTGCTTGATTTTCAGAGCCACCCGCCCGAGGAGCAACACCCGGCCTGGCTGGAGTTTGTAATGCGCTGGCAGCAGTTTTCAGGCCCCATCATGGCTAAAGGCCTGGAAGACACCGCCATGTATATTTATAACCGGCTGGTATCCCAAAACGAGGTAGGGGGCGAGCCCCATACCTCGGGTATTACGGTGGACCAATTCCACCGCTTTAACCGGAATCGGCGGATGCACCGGCCTCATACCATGAACACTACCTCCACGCATGATACCAAGCGCAGTGAAGATGTCCGGGCACGCATCAACATCCTTTCGGAAATACCCGCCATCTGGGCGAAACACCTGGAGCGCTGGCGCCGCTGGAACCGGGATCGTAAGCCGGCGCTAAACGGCCAGCTTCTGCCGGATGCCAACATGGAATTGCTGATTTACCAAACACTGGTGGGCGCCTGGCCCCTGCAGGAACAGTATATAGCCGGGTTTAAAAAACGCATCCAGGATTATATTGTCAAATCCGCCCGGGAAGCCAAGATATACACCCGTTGGCTGGAGCCGGACACCGAATACGAAAAGGCCCTGCTGGACTTTGTGACAGCTATTTTGGAGCCCACGACGGAGAACCGGTTCCTGCCTGATTTTCTCAGGCTGCAGAACGTGGTCGCCTGCTATGGGGCCATGGCCGGACTGGCCCAGGTGCTGCTCAAAATAACCTGCCCGGGAGTACCCGATATATACCAGGGTATGGAAGTGTGGAATTTCAGCCTGGTTGATCCGGATAACCGCCGCCCGGTGAACTATCAAGAGCAAACCGAGATGCTGATAGAACTCCAGCAGCGGGAAGCCTTCGATCTGCCGGGTCTGACCCGGGAATTACTGAACACCTGGCCGGACGGCCGGGTCAAGCTCTTCGTTACTTACCGTGCTTTGCATTTCCGCAGAAACAGCCGGCAGGTGTTCGCCGCCGGGGAATATATACCGGTAACGGCTGTCGCCGACCCGCAGTTCGAGCACTTATGCGCCTTTGCCCGGCGATACAAGGATACCTGGGTGCTGGTGGCAGTGCCCCGCCTGCCGGCCGGATTCCACCTGAAAAACGACCGGTCCAAGACCCGGGATTCGCTGTTGAGCGGATTGTCCAAAGCCACACTCCTGCCGGACAAAGAATTATGGGAGGATCGGGCCCTGGCACTGCCGGAACAGGCCCCCCGGAAATGGCGAAATATATTTACCGGAGAGATATTGTTAACCGGCCGTGAGACTCCTTCAACCACCGATAATCAGCCATCCATGGGACAGGCTCTGCCACTGGCCGATGTGTTCCAAAACTTCCCCGTGGCACTGCTGGAGGGAATACGGTAA
- a CDS encoding DUF3536 domain-containing protein, which yields MERFLCIHGHFYQPPRENPWLEAIELQDSAYPYHDWNERINAECYAPNTAARILNGKGLIRKIFNNYSRISFNFGPTLLDWLESSDPEVYRSIIEADRASRQIFSGHGSAIAQAYNHMIMPLANRRDKYTQVRWGIEDFKYRFGREPEGMWLPETAVDMETLDILAQQGISFTILSPYQARRVRAIGGDWREVNPEGIDPTMPYLLRLPETGRQINIYFYDGPISQAVAFEKLLSNGEHFAHRLLSGFSDEHDRPQLVHIATDGETYGHHHRHGEMALAYALEYIESKHLARITNYGEFLALYPPTHEVEIKEHTAWSCAHGVDRWQDDCGCHSGMHPGWNQAWRAPLRRALNWLRDTMTPHYEKHASKLFKDPWAARNDYIRVVLDRSPEYVDRFLADQASHTLDSAEQVTGLKLLEMQRHAMLMFTSCGWFFDDISGIETIQVLQYARRVIQLAGEVFDTPLEPLFLEILSRAKSNDPQYRDGAYIYNNEITPAMVDLPKVGAHYAICSLFENYERHTRIFCYDVEQLDNHPLEAGTTKLNVGKLKVTSMVTRESATLCCGTIYFAYHNVSTNVRLFSSERHYAELVKKVTNAFKQVDFPEVIQLFNRYLENGLVFSLKQLFRDRQRKILSKILDATLGELEADYRLVYQRHATLMRFLKDLAIPLPHAMLCAADFYLNTGLRRSFAEAELDIKHINALFDEAESLDIKLDDISLGYVLRMTMEKTAERLHDDPPNLALLSRLDTMTGLARTLPFEVDLRKVQNIYYRLLHDVYPYLHRKAEQGDEDTWAWIGRFAALGEKLNIQRDG from the coding sequence ATGGAGCGTTTTCTGTGTATTCACGGCCACTTTTACCAGCCGCCCAGGGAAAACCCGTGGCTGGAAGCTATTGAGCTCCAGGATTCGGCTTATCCCTACCACGACTGGAACGAGCGGATCAACGCCGAATGTTACGCCCCTAATACCGCGGCCCGTATCTTAAATGGAAAAGGTCTAATCAGAAAAATATTCAACAACTACTCCCGTATAAGCTTCAATTTCGGACCAACGCTGTTAGACTGGCTGGAATCCAGCGATCCCGAAGTCTACCGGTCCATCATCGAAGCGGACCGGGCCAGCCGCCAAATTTTCTCCGGACACGGTTCAGCGATTGCCCAGGCTTACAACCATATGATCATGCCCCTGGCCAACCGCCGCGATAAATATACCCAGGTGCGCTGGGGTATTGAGGATTTTAAATATCGCTTCGGCCGGGAACCCGAGGGCATGTGGCTTCCCGAAACCGCGGTAGACATGGAAACTCTGGATATACTGGCCCAGCAGGGTATTAGCTTTACTATTTTATCTCCCTACCAGGCCCGGCGGGTGCGGGCTATCGGAGGCGACTGGCGGGAGGTGAACCCGGAGGGTATTGATCCCACCATGCCCTATCTGTTACGCCTGCCTGAAACAGGCCGCCAGATAAACATTTACTTTTATGACGGCCCCATATCTCAGGCTGTGGCATTCGAGAAACTGCTTTCCAACGGTGAACATTTTGCCCACCGGCTGCTGAGTGGTTTTTCCGATGAACATGACCGACCGCAGCTGGTACACATAGCCACCGACGGTGAAACTTACGGTCACCACCACCGGCATGGTGAAATGGCGCTGGCCTACGCCCTGGAATACATAGAATCCAAACACCTGGCCCGTATTACCAACTACGGTGAGTTTCTGGCCCTGTATCCCCCCACTCATGAGGTGGAAATCAAAGAGCATACCGCCTGGAGCTGCGCTCACGGGGTGGATCGGTGGCAGGACGACTGCGGCTGCCATTCCGGCATGCACCCGGGCTGGAACCAAGCCTGGCGGGCCCCGCTGCGCCGGGCGCTGAACTGGCTTCGGGACACTATGACCCCTCACTATGAAAAACACGCCTCTAAGCTGTTCAAGGACCCCTGGGCAGCCCGCAATGATTACATTCGCGTGGTATTGGACCGTTCCCCGGAGTACGTGGACCGGTTCCTGGCGGACCAGGCCAGCCACACGCTAGACAGCGCGGAACAAGTGACAGGGTTAAAGCTGCTGGAAATGCAGCGGCATGCTATGCTGATGTTCACCAGCTGCGGCTGGTTTTTTGACGATATATCCGGTATTGAAACAATCCAAGTGCTGCAATACGCCCGGCGGGTGATCCAGCTGGCTGGAGAAGTTTTTGACACTCCGCTGGAGCCCCTGTTCCTGGAAATACTATCCCGGGCCAAGAGCAACGATCCCCAATACCGGGACGGCGCCTATATATACAACAACGAAATAACCCCGGCCATGGTCGATTTACCGAAGGTGGGCGCCCACTATGCCATCTGCTCGCTGTTTGAAAACTACGAACGTCATACCCGTATTTTTTGCTACGACGTAGAACAGTTGGATAACCACCCCCTGGAGGCGGGCACTACTAAGCTAAACGTGGGGAAACTGAAAGTAACCTCAATGGTGACCCGGGAATCGGCAACTTTATGCTGCGGCACAATTTATTTTGCCTATCATAACGTCAGCACCAATGTGCGGTTATTTTCCAGCGAACGGCATTACGCGGAATTAGTAAAAAAAGTGACCAATGCTTTTAAACAGGTTGATTTCCCCGAGGTTATCCAGCTGTTCAACAGGTATCTTGAAAACGGCCTGGTTTTTTCGCTTAAACAGCTTTTCAGAGATCGGCAGCGTAAAATATTAAGCAAAATACTGGACGCCACACTGGGCGAACTGGAAGCGGATTACCGGCTAGTTTACCAACGCCATGCTACTTTAATGCGATTTTTAAAGGATCTAGCCATTCCCCTGCCTCATGCCATGCTATGCGCCGCGGATTTTTATCTGAATACCGGGCTGCGCCGCTCCTTTGCCGAGGCGGAGCTGGATATTAAGCATATTAATGCTTTGTTTGACGAAGCAGAATCCCTGGATATCAAACTGGATGATATCAGCCTGGGCTATGTACTAAGAATGACTATGGAAAAAACAGCCGAGCGTCTGCATGACGACCCGCCAAACCTGGCCTTACTGAGCAGACTCGACACAATGACCGGCCTGGCCCGCACTTTGCCGTTTGAAGTGGATTTGCGGAAGGTACAAAACATTTATTACCGGCTGCTGCATGACGTGTATCCTTACTTGCATCGCAAGGCCGAACAGGGAGACGAGGATACCTGGGCCTGGATAGGCCGGTTTGCCGCCCTGGGGGAAAAGCTGAACATACAAAGGGATGGTTGA
- a CDS encoding alpha-amylase family glycosyl hydrolase, which yields MQHKIRIHYDNQNGFLEPIMWVWVSDGATLEREIRPTGRDDFGVCFDLAYNRSSFNFKFKDGQGEKARWEDDRCNRYFHGHLGKEVWAMADRHHVYNVLPAKARGDVKDYYRSIKNLVPQNNFYFPATDVSGLGMPSMLGANLLTDGSVLFGFFHPYAARVYLTGSFNDWQCPGHPAPQKEQFIEMELYRGFYYQPNIWLARITPPAGRDAVEYKFYLQGGSAETERYVTDPYTRLFSDDYKYRNSIVVDPTGFNWTDQGWQTPGVKDLILYELNIYGFTDNDPRIPEPLQGTFKGVTHRIKSGYFNTLGVTAIALMPTAEVPMKQGLGYEPCTFMSVEKDFGTPDDFREMVNEAHRHGLAVIMDQVFNHTSNDFNPLWNLIDDGSGEGGFYFAGKTMWGNKVATGKDEVDNMLIDACKMFIREYHVDGFRFDATHSYFLNHRLLHRLAHEIKDLGFKPDVVMIAENLPNEQDLNLEGYNGYAQWSNIFHDKVKALLREGTYEGVANDTEDLAAAFYFSKDSFAAHTNNVVNYCESHDENSVQFEVATGDEHLRHPAIKEKKARLGLMAAMVALGQPMIYMGQEFGIERERNRIKVPWAGYTEENNRYYQWSKGLINLRKRYEALKLSGYDPIKEGQFTWLIGPWLEENKGGRQRVIGWRVNKNSVPGEQMLIMLNFEGHDVPVDVDFTPGQWVKLADINHVNDLAPSGSKNPRDPDSITINHGPFKNFILPPYSGFIYRNLPAQL from the coding sequence ATGCAGCATAAAATAAGAATCCACTATGATAACCAAAACGGTTTTTTAGAACCGATTATGTGGGTATGGGTAAGTGACGGAGCCACCTTGGAAAGAGAAATCCGCCCGACCGGACGGGACGACTTCGGGGTCTGCTTTGATCTGGCTTATAACCGCAGCAGCTTTAACTTTAAATTTAAAGACGGCCAGGGGGAAAAAGCCCGCTGGGAAGATGACCGCTGCAACAGGTATTTTCATGGCCACCTGGGCAAAGAAGTCTGGGCCATGGCCGACAGGCATCATGTTTATAATGTCCTCCCGGCTAAAGCCCGGGGAGATGTTAAAGACTATTACCGCAGCATAAAAAACCTGGTCCCACAGAACAACTTTTATTTTCCTGCCACTGATGTTTCCGGACTGGGCATGCCCTCCATGCTGGGGGCCAACCTGTTGACCGACGGTTCCGTTTTATTTGGCTTTTTCCACCCCTATGCCGCCCGGGTATACCTGACCGGCAGTTTCAACGACTGGCAGTGTCCCGGTCATCCCGCTCCCCAAAAAGAGCAATTTATCGAGATGGAACTATATCGCGGTTTTTACTACCAGCCTAATATCTGGCTGGCCAGAATCACTCCGCCGGCCGGTCGGGACGCCGTGGAATATAAATTTTACCTCCAGGGCGGCTCCGCCGAAACCGAACGTTACGTCACCGACCCGTATACCAGGTTATTCAGTGATGATTATAAATACCGCAACTCCATAGTAGTAGACCCAACCGGCTTTAACTGGACGGACCAGGGCTGGCAAACCCCCGGTGTTAAGGATCTAATACTTTACGAACTAAATATATACGGCTTCACAGACAACGATCCCCGGATACCGGAACCCCTGCAGGGCACCTTCAAAGGAGTGACGCACCGCATCAAAAGCGGCTATTTCAATACACTGGGCGTAACAGCCATCGCACTGATGCCCACCGCCGAGGTGCCCATGAAACAAGGTTTGGGCTATGAACCATGCACCTTTATGTCGGTGGAAAAAGATTTCGGCACCCCGGATGATTTCAGGGAGATGGTCAATGAGGCCCACCGGCACGGTCTGGCTGTAATTATGGATCAAGTATTCAACCATACCTCCAATGATTTCAACCCACTGTGGAACTTGATTGATGATGGTTCCGGCGAAGGCGGCTTTTATTTCGCGGGTAAAACTATGTGGGGGAATAAGGTGGCCACGGGAAAAGATGAAGTGGATAATATGCTCATCGACGCCTGTAAAATGTTTATCAGGGAATACCATGTCGACGGTTTTCGATTTGACGCCACCCACAGTTATTTTCTCAACCACAGGCTGCTGCACCGCCTGGCTCATGAGATCAAAGACTTGGGTTTTAAACCCGATGTCGTTATGATTGCCGAAAACCTGCCCAACGAGCAGGATTTAAATCTGGAAGGTTATAACGGGTATGCCCAGTGGTCCAATATATTCCATGACAAGGTTAAAGCATTATTGCGTGAAGGAACCTATGAAGGTGTGGCCAACGACACTGAAGACCTGGCCGCGGCTTTTTATTTCAGCAAAGATAGTTTTGCGGCCCACACCAATAACGTGGTCAATTATTGTGAAAGCCACGATGAAAACAGTGTGCAGTTTGAAGTAGCTACAGGAGACGAGCATTTACGGCACCCGGCCATCAAAGAGAAAAAAGCCCGGCTCGGTTTAATGGCTGCCATGGTGGCGCTGGGACAACCCATGATTTACATGGGGCAGGAATTCGGCATTGAGCGGGAAAGAAATCGCATTAAGGTACCCTGGGCCGGTTACACGGAGGAAAATAACCGGTATTATCAATGGAGCAAGGGCTTAATCAACCTGAGAAAAAGATACGAAGCATTAAAGCTGAGCGGCTACGACCCCATCAAAGAAGGCCAATTCACCTGGCTAATCGGACCGTGGCTGGAAGAAAACAAGGGGGGCCGGCAAAGAGTCATCGGCTGGCGAGTAAACAAGAATAGCGTCCCCGGAGAGCAGATGCTGATTATGCTTAATTTCGAAGGGCACGATGTGCCGGTAGACGTTGATTTTACCCCGGGACAATGGGTCAAGCTGGCCGATATCAATCACGTTAACGACCTTGCCCCCTCGGGCAGCAAAAATCCCCGGGACCCGGACAGCATCACCATCAACCACGGACCCTTTAAAAACTTCATATTGCCCCCTTACAGCGGCTTTATTTATCGAAACTTACCGGCGCAACTGTAA
- a CDS encoding metallophosphoesterase, translating into MPAVVAISDLHLGEESSSVNPLLREVVPAILKDRPEFQKPPLNTTPVRLNTLLHKIAREHGGISDLVLVGDVIDLSLASYTSCVIQAREFFRQLLAGVLPGALVWVPGNHDHHIWVQVCEEEYIAAPLREGNLPEEFPGISGPGRDTGALNRCNRGARFLLGLLPAHVWERFWLAYPNYVTTCGRENLLFHHGHFFDRAQSWIGTSLIEAQSLSELEILNSAYLDYISYGCGQSGRLSGQIENIYEEIRWVTEKFGMVLDIITMKRFFKWLLGLRGRENDRGNELGPKMAERIGRYLQYIEQEEKTAPFTYPLDFSLIFGHTHRPLAGAAVGKHPVYNTGGWTVDERWPGADKLHTGVFVAVPGRQFTVQPVAIDRDVYDFCHRLNHAYREAVDIDLGAPG; encoded by the coding sequence ATGCCCGCGGTTGTGGCCATCAGTGATTTACACCTGGGCGAGGAATCATCGTCCGTTAATCCACTGCTGCGTGAGGTGGTTCCCGCTATTTTAAAAGACCGTCCGGAATTTCAGAAACCGCCGTTGAATACTACTCCGGTAAGATTAAATACATTGCTCCATAAAATAGCCAGGGAGCACGGCGGCATATCCGATCTGGTACTGGTGGGGGATGTTATTGATCTTTCCCTGGCTTCCTATACGAGCTGTGTAATACAGGCGAGGGAATTCTTCCGGCAGTTGTTGGCCGGCGTGCTTCCCGGTGCTTTAGTCTGGGTGCCCGGCAATCATGATCATCATATTTGGGTGCAGGTTTGTGAAGAAGAATATATCGCGGCACCGCTTAGGGAAGGTAATTTGCCTGAAGAATTTCCGGGTATCTCCGGGCCGGGCCGGGATACCGGCGCGCTTAATCGCTGCAACAGGGGAGCGCGGTTTTTATTGGGGCTGCTGCCTGCCCATGTATGGGAAAGGTTTTGGCTGGCTTATCCTAATTATGTAACTACCTGTGGCCGCGAGAACCTGCTTTTTCACCACGGACATTTTTTTGACCGGGCTCAATCATGGATCGGTACATCGCTAATAGAAGCGCAAAGCCTGTCCGAACTGGAGATATTAAACTCGGCTTACCTTGATTATATCTCGTATGGCTGTGGGCAATCCGGCCGTCTATCCGGGCAGATAGAAAATATTTACGAGGAAATTCGTTGGGTTACAGAGAAATTTGGCATGGTTTTAGATATTATTACTATGAAAAGGTTTTTTAAGTGGCTATTGGGACTGCGGGGGCGGGAAAACGACCGGGGTAATGAATTGGGACCGAAAATGGCCGAACGTATTGGGCGGTACTTGCAATATATTGAGCAGGAAGAGAAAACGGCGCCTTTTACATACCCGTTGGATTTCAGCTTGATTTTCGGGCATACCCATCGCCCGCTGGCCGGGGCGGCAGTGGGAAAGCATCCGGTTTACAATACAGGCGGGTGGACTGTGGATGAACGCTGGCCGGGGGCGGATAAATTGCACACGGGTGTATTTGTAGCGGTCCCCGGGCGGCAATTTACGGTTCAGCCGGTGGCCATCGACCGGGATGTCTATGATTTTTGTCACCGTCTTAACCACGCTTACCGGGAAGCTGTGGATATTGACCTTGGCGCCCCCGGGTGA